A window from Symbiopectobacterium purcellii encodes these proteins:
- the gap gene encoding type I glyceraldehyde-3-phosphate dehydrogenase, which produces MVKVGINGFGRIGRNVLRAALGNPDIQIVAINDLTDSKTLAHLLKYDSLLGTLSAPVEATHGQLRVNGNPITVFSERDPARIPWRDAEVDIVIEATGFFTEREKAAVHIESGGAKRVIISAPGKNDDLTVVMGVNHELYDPQKHYVVSNGSCTTNGLAPAAQVLHQHFGIKHGLMNTTHAYTNSQALHDQPEKDLRGARAAALSIVPYSSGAAKALGKVIPELEGRLTGYSLRVPVPVVSIVDLTVTLEREVSIEDVNNAFREAAASGPLQGILGYSDEPLVSSDYQGDPRSSIIDGLSTLVIGGNMVKILAWYDNEWGFSNRLVDLALLISQREPA; this is translated from the coding sequence ATGGTCAAGGTCGGTATCAATGGTTTCGGCAGAATCGGTCGCAACGTCCTGCGTGCTGCGTTGGGCAACCCCGACATACAAATTGTGGCAATCAACGATTTGACGGACAGCAAAACGCTGGCCCACCTGCTGAAATATGACTCTCTGCTGGGCACACTCTCGGCCCCTGTTGAGGCAACCCACGGGCAACTCCGCGTGAATGGCAACCCTATCACCGTGTTCAGCGAGCGCGATCCTGCGCGTATTCCCTGGCGTGATGCTGAGGTGGACATCGTGATTGAAGCGACGGGTTTTTTCACCGAACGCGAAAAAGCGGCAGTGCATATTGAGAGCGGTGGAGCCAAGCGCGTCATCATCTCTGCGCCGGGCAAGAATGACGATTTGACGGTGGTTATGGGCGTGAACCATGAGTTATACGATCCACAAAAGCACTATGTCGTCAGCAATGGGAGTTGCACCACCAACGGACTGGCTCCGGCGGCACAGGTTTTGCACCAGCATTTTGGTATTAAACATGGCCTGATGAATACCACTCACGCCTACACCAACAGCCAGGCATTGCACGATCAGCCGGAAAAAGACCTACGCGGTGCGCGCGCCGCCGCGTTATCGATTGTGCCCTACTCCAGTGGCGCCGCCAAAGCGCTAGGGAAAGTAATCCCTGAACTGGAGGGGCGATTGACCGGCTATTCCCTGCGCGTACCGGTTCCTGTGGTATCAATTGTCGATCTCACGGTAACCCTTGAGCGCGAGGTAAGCATAGAGGACGTCAACAATGCGTTTCGTGAAGCAGCGGCTTCCGGCCCATTGCAAGGTATTCTCGGCTATAGCGACGAACCGTTGGTCTCGAGCGATTATCAGGGCGATCCGCGTTCGTCCATTATTGACGGACTCTCGACGCTGGTTATCGGCGGTAATATGGTCAAAATCCTCGCCTGGTACGACAACGAATGGGGATTTTCAAACCGCCTTGTCGATTTAGCACTGCTGATAAGCCAACGCGAACCCGCATAA
- a CDS encoding GlxA family transcriptional regulator codes for MKKILIIVPDGGMLFESAGIADILMQANQLHTDGLATPRYHINIATTQPHQVIHGQSGLNLLADHRLHEIDPREPLDTILITGRGQNEQEGTAVVDWLRLAAPHAHRIASICGGAMLLAQSGLLNGRRATTHWKLLEAMQATFPKVKVEAGPLYIQDGPIWTSGGVSSGFDLTLALVEEDYGFSLARDVAQDLVMYLHRPGSQLQFSRYNLHQTSNAGPIGDLQTWILDNITADLCVDVLAEKVAMSPRNFTRVFTRETGVSPARYVSEARLAAARQHLEQTTDTLERIAANTGFGSSINLRRIFEKQLQLTPGEYRQRFHCRKMA; via the coding sequence ATGAAGAAGATCCTGATTATCGTTCCTGATGGCGGCATGCTGTTTGAGTCTGCCGGTATTGCCGACATCCTGATGCAAGCAAACCAACTGCATACTGACGGGTTGGCGACACCTCGTTATCACATCAATATTGCCACCACACAGCCGCATCAGGTGATCCACGGTCAATCCGGGCTGAATCTGCTGGCGGATCACCGTTTGCATGAGATAGATCCCCGTGAGCCGCTCGACACCATACTGATCACGGGCCGAGGTCAAAATGAGCAGGAAGGCACTGCCGTAGTGGATTGGCTGCGCCTTGCCGCGCCACATGCGCACCGCATTGCTTCTATTTGTGGCGGTGCGATGTTGCTCGCTCAGAGCGGCTTGCTCAATGGAAGACGAGCGACCACACACTGGAAACTGCTGGAAGCTATGCAGGCAACCTTCCCTAAGGTAAAGGTCGAAGCCGGCCCCCTGTATATACAGGATGGTCCTATCTGGACCTCTGGCGGTGTCAGCTCTGGGTTTGATCTGACACTGGCGCTGGTTGAGGAGGATTACGGCTTCAGTCTTGCCCGTGATGTCGCGCAGGATTTGGTGATGTATCTGCATCGTCCGGGCAGTCAATTACAGTTTAGCCGTTACAACTTGCACCAAACCAGCAATGCAGGTCCGATCGGTGATTTGCAAACATGGATACTCGACAACATCACTGCCGATCTCTGCGTCGATGTGTTGGCTGAAAAAGTCGCCATGAGTCCGCGTAATTTTACCCGCGTATTTACCCGTGAAACCGGCGTTTCCCCAGCGCGCTATGTGTCAGAAGCGCGCCTTGCCGCAGCACGACAACATCTGGAACAAACTACCGATACGCTGGAGCGCATTGCCGCCAATACAGGGTTTGGCAGCAGCATTAACCTGCGTCGTATTTTTGAAAAACAGCTGCAATTAACCCCCGGAGAATATCGCCAGCGCTTCCACTGTCGAAAAATGGCGTAA
- a CDS encoding GNAT family N-acetyltransferase, translating to MEMRQGSITVRSAGLADIQHVKALLERYHAKNLIADQRDNGFVTTDMTVEQLDTLRLAENGVTVAVDEGNNRVVGLLLGASWAFLQPWPMFDYMASILNAYTFNDHKLDPAHSYQYGPICIAEAYRGRGIGELLLAHQQQIFATRYPVVVTFVNVLNPRSYAFHSRNQFEDVGFFSFNGNNYHMMALPTC from the coding sequence ATGGAGATGCGTCAAGGGAGTATCACCGTTAGATCGGCGGGATTGGCTGATATTCAACACGTGAAAGCGCTGCTTGAACGCTATCATGCAAAAAATCTCATTGCCGATCAACGCGATAATGGCTTCGTGACGACGGACATGACGGTTGAGCAACTCGACACGCTGCGCCTCGCTGAAAACGGTGTCACCGTTGCTGTTGATGAGGGGAACAACCGCGTGGTGGGGTTGCTTCTCGGGGCATCCTGGGCATTCCTCCAACCCTGGCCAATGTTTGACTATATGGCCAGCATTCTCAATGCGTATACCTTTAACGATCATAAACTTGATCCGGCACATTCTTATCAATACGGCCCGATTTGTATTGCCGAAGCGTACCGGGGCCGAGGGATCGGTGAATTACTGTTAGCCCATCAACAACAGATTTTTGCTACACGTTACCCTGTTGTAGTCACTTTTGTGAATGTGCTGAACCCACGATCTTATGCATTCCACTCAAGGAACCAGTTTGAGGATGTCGGCTTTTTTAGTTTCAATGGCAATAACTATCATATGATGGCCTTGCCGACCTGTTAG
- a CDS encoding cupin domain-containing protein, producing the protein MSTGRYTAINVAQKFTLFSEQWTPKVVAEMNDYQFKIVRLKGDFIWHVHADTDEAFLVLDGELRIDFRDGNVLLQQGELFVVPRGVEHKPYAESEVKLMLIEPRGVLNTGGETGERTAQNDVWI; encoded by the coding sequence ATGAGTACCGGCCGTTATACCGCCATCAACGTCGCACAAAAGTTCACCCTTTTCAGTGAGCAGTGGACACCCAAAGTCGTAGCAGAAATGAACGACTACCAATTCAAGATCGTTCGCCTGAAAGGCGATTTCATCTGGCACGTTCATGCTGATACTGACGAAGCCTTCCTGGTACTCGATGGCGAATTGCGCATCGACTTCCGCGATGGCAACGTTCTGCTTCAGCAAGGCGAGTTGTTTGTTGTTCCCAGAGGGGTTGAGCACAAACCCTATGCCGAGTCTGAAGTGAAACTGATGCTGATAGAACCGCGTGGCGTGCTCAACACAGGAGGCGAAACGGGAGAACGGACGGCACAGAATGATGTTTGGATCTAA
- a CDS encoding AraC family transcriptional regulator has protein sequence MVKTTTPYDWVHHATQPGKIERIEAYFGGHGYTPHRHDTYAIGCTLAGVQCFHYRKSQRHSLPGTILVLHPDELHDGEAGTEAGFHYRMTYIEPALIQQILGGKPLPFIEGGLSSDPRIQAAIAPLLQDMNSSIDPIEEDDALYDLAHALETVAGQRRIRRHPDFVAVERARAFIHETLEQTITLEALAEASELDHWQLCRDFRALYGTSPYRYLSMRRLDYARRLMLSGQSIAETAVMAGFFDQSHMARHFTSAYGVSPGRWLKRIKAS, from the coding sequence ATGGTTAAAACAACAACACCTTACGATTGGGTTCATCACGCCACCCAACCGGGAAAGATCGAACGCATCGAAGCCTATTTCGGTGGGCATGGCTATACCCCACACCGACACGACACGTATGCTATCGGCTGCACCTTGGCGGGTGTTCAGTGTTTTCATTATCGCAAATCCCAGCGCCATAGCCTACCCGGGACCATTTTGGTGCTTCACCCCGATGAACTCCATGATGGAGAAGCCGGAACCGAAGCGGGATTTCATTACCGGATGACGTACATCGAGCCCGCCTTGATCCAACAGATCCTTGGCGGCAAGCCACTCCCTTTCATCGAGGGCGGTTTGTCCAGCGACCCACGAATTCAGGCGGCGATTGCCCCATTATTGCAGGACATGAACAGCAGCATTGACCCGATAGAAGAGGATGATGCGCTGTACGATCTGGCCCATGCGCTGGAAACGGTTGCCGGGCAGCGCCGAATTCGACGCCATCCTGATTTCGTGGCAGTGGAACGCGCTCGGGCCTTCATCCATGAAACGCTGGAGCAGACCATCACGCTAGAGGCGCTCGCCGAGGCCAGCGAATTGGATCATTGGCAGCTATGCCGGGATTTCCGGGCACTCTACGGTACCAGCCCCTATCGCTACCTGAGTATGCGCCGCCTGGATTACGCCCGTCGATTGATGCTATCGGGTCAGTCCATCGCCGAGACGGCAGTAATGGCAGGTTTCTTTGATCAAAGCCACATGGCACGCCACTTCACGTCTGCCTATGGCGTTTCGCCGGGACGATGGTTGAAACGTATTAAAGCGTCCTAA
- a CDS encoding PLP-dependent aminotransferase family protein, with translation MDVQQLKPRRDRDAPIYLQLYRRYRDVIAAGKLRPGDRVPSVRSLASELNVARGTVELAYQMLTSEGYFLARGPAGTIVSPHLENLGGSVLGTTTTSAKTHSAPRTPSTAAPLPFQLGLPALDAFPRKTWARLASHHLRTLDAVTMSYPDPLGYEPLRRAIATYLAISRGITCSHEQVFVTVGYRGALELVCRTLLRSGDVGWFEDPGYRYARQCLTHAGMRLTPVPVDEEGLNVDIGQQRYPDARFAIVTPTHQSPMGVALSLPRRLQLLEWARRRNAWIIEDDYDSEFRYHGRPLPPLKSLDRDERVLYTGTFSKVLFPGLRLAYLVVPASHVERFRDMANHLCGPGATLNQATVADFMEQGHFARHLRKMRSLYAVRRGYLVDALLDTLGSRIDIQPQAGGIHVLAKLTGRQSDTSLAAAAQSNGLAIQALTHWQVCNTLHGGLLMGFANVTEPEIAKSWVKQLMAVIQSQ, from the coding sequence ATGGATGTTCAGCAGTTGAAACCACGCCGCGATCGCGATGCACCGATTTATTTGCAGTTGTATCGTCGCTACCGAGATGTGATCGCGGCGGGAAAACTGCGTCCCGGTGATCGCGTGCCCTCCGTGCGCAGCCTTGCCAGTGAACTGAACGTGGCCCGAGGCACGGTTGAGTTGGCCTACCAGATGTTGACCAGCGAGGGGTATTTCTTGGCGCGTGGGCCCGCTGGCACGATCGTCTCGCCCCACCTGGAAAACCTCGGCGGTTCAGTACTCGGCACCACGACAACGTCCGCAAAGACACACTCGGCACCAAGAACACCGTCAACCGCTGCGCCGCTTCCCTTCCAGCTTGGTTTACCTGCACTGGATGCTTTCCCCCGCAAGACCTGGGCCCGCTTGGCCAGTCACCATCTCCGTACGCTGGATGCGGTCACGATGAGCTATCCCGATCCATTGGGATACGAACCGCTGCGCCGCGCTATTGCGACCTATCTCGCCATTTCGCGCGGCATCACCTGCTCACACGAACAGGTGTTTGTCACGGTTGGCTACCGTGGCGCACTGGAATTGGTGTGCCGCACATTACTGCGCTCTGGTGATGTTGGATGGTTTGAAGACCCTGGCTACCGCTATGCACGACAGTGTTTAACACATGCAGGTATGCGTCTTACGCCTGTGCCCGTCGATGAAGAGGGTTTGAATGTCGATATCGGACAACAGCGTTATCCCGATGCACGCTTTGCCATCGTGACACCGACACACCAGAGTCCGATGGGCGTAGCGCTGTCACTTCCGAGACGGTTACAACTGCTCGAGTGGGCCCGGCGCCGCAACGCGTGGATCATTGAGGATGACTACGATAGCGAGTTTCGCTATCACGGAAGACCATTGCCACCGCTTAAAAGCCTGGATCGAGACGAGCGCGTGCTGTACACCGGCACCTTCAGCAAGGTGCTGTTCCCTGGCTTGCGTCTTGCCTATCTGGTTGTCCCTGCGTCGCACGTTGAGCGGTTCAGGGACATGGCGAATCACCTTTGCGGCCCTGGCGCGACGCTAAACCAAGCAACGGTTGCCGACTTTATGGAACAAGGTCACTTCGCACGCCACCTGCGCAAGATGCGTTCGCTGTATGCCGTGAGGCGTGGTTATCTGGTCGATGCGCTGTTAGACACACTGGGTTCACGCATTGATATTCAGCCCCAAGCCGGTGGTATTCATGTATTGGCAAAGCTGACCGGCCGCCAGAGTGACACGTCTCTGGCGGCAGCGGCCCAAAGCAACGGCCTCGCCATCCAGGCACTCACGCACTGGCAAGTGTGTAACACACTGCACGGCGGCCTGCTGATGGGATTTGCCAACGTCACCGAACCAGAGATAGCGAAATCATGGGTCAAGCAATTGATGGCGGTTATTCAGTCGCAGTGA
- a CDS encoding GNAT family N-acetyltransferase, giving the protein MSTFRLSIIASDHDYVACFAVMRALRPHLTDAAAFAVQARRQAEQGYRLLAAWQGDQVAGLAGYRVQENLLYGRFLYIDDLIAISCARRQGLGGVLIGAMQEEARRQGCGHLVLDTALSNGLAQRFYFRHDLLPKGLHFSQAI; this is encoded by the coding sequence ATGAGCACTTTTCGATTGAGCATTATTGCTAGCGACCATGACTACGTGGCCTGTTTTGCGGTCATGCGCGCGTTACGGCCCCACCTGACCGATGCTGCTGCATTTGCCGTCCAGGCCCGGCGCCAAGCAGAGCAAGGCTACCGCTTACTTGCTGCGTGGCAGGGCGATCAGGTCGCAGGGTTGGCAGGCTATCGTGTACAAGAAAATCTGCTGTACGGACGCTTTCTCTATATCGATGATTTGATCGCGATTTCCTGTGCCCGCAGACAGGGTTTAGGCGGCGTGCTGATCGGGGCGATGCAAGAGGAGGCGAGACGGCAAGGCTGCGGCCATCTGGTTCTCGATACCGCCTTGAGCAATGGATTGGCGCAACGCTTCTATTTCCGCCATGACCTATTGCCCAAAGGGCTGCATTTCAGCCAAGCGATATAG
- a CDS encoding MBL fold metallo-hydrolase: MNEITLPGHQIGDFTITAISDGYLSASLDLLSNINSISASELQKNAGAHDPSSIHINCYLIRGRGHTILIDAGAGGFKQWGGTLQANLALTGVQPSDIDTILLTHAHPDHIGGLINSLGEAAFPNAELVVHQNEVAFWQDAGNLSRASAQTRGNFLFAETVFDKYRKRLRRFTNNDILPGISAVPLPGHTAGHSGYRIESRDSSLLIWVDIVHFPLIQIPHPAVSIAFDQDPILAADTRSKLLDIVSSDKLLIAGMHLGERGFAHIERTGNTYNICYET; encoded by the coding sequence ATGAATGAAATAACACTCCCAGGTCATCAAATTGGCGACTTCACAATAACAGCCATCAGTGATGGATACCTTTCTGCGAGCCTTGATTTACTCTCAAATATAAATTCAATATCTGCATCCGAATTACAGAAAAACGCAGGTGCTCACGACCCATCGTCTATTCACATTAATTGCTACTTGATTCGTGGTCGTGGCCACACGATCCTGATTGATGCTGGCGCAGGAGGATTTAAACAGTGGGGAGGCACGCTGCAAGCGAATCTGGCACTTACAGGCGTGCAGCCTTCCGACATTGACACCATTCTTCTGACCCATGCCCATCCTGATCATATCGGGGGGTTGATTAACTCGCTCGGGGAAGCAGCATTCCCCAATGCAGAGTTAGTCGTCCATCAGAATGAAGTGGCTTTCTGGCAGGACGCTGGCAACCTCAGCAGAGCCAGTGCGCAGACTCGGGGAAACTTTCTCTTTGCCGAAACGGTGTTCGATAAGTATCGCAAAAGGCTGCGCAGATTTACCAATAACGACATCCTTCCCGGAATTAGTGCCGTTCCTCTGCCGGGACATACTGCTGGTCATTCTGGCTATCGGATTGAATCAAGAGATAGTAGTCTACTGATTTGGGTGGATATTGTTCATTTTCCTCTCATTCAAATTCCCCACCCCGCTGTGTCCATTGCCTTCGACCAGGATCCGATACTTGCAGCCGACACGCGCTCGAAACTGTTGGATATTGTCAGTTCGGACAAACTCCTTATTGCTGGTATGCACCTTGGCGAGCGTGGATTTGCACATATAGAACGAACGGGTAATACCTATAATATTTGCTACGAAACGTGA
- a CDS encoding LysR substrate-binding domain-containing protein, which yields MRRKLPINTSLMAFETAARHGSFARAADELSLTEGAISRQIGRLETFLGVRLFERIGNRVRLLPNGERYADQVREVLERLERDSVYLMGQPHDSASLDIATIPTFGMRWLIPRLERFQQKHPNITVHLAERMEPFVLAGSGFDAAIHFEHAAWTGMHTHRLLSEIMVPVCRPDLVEKNRGTVTLDSLPRLHRRQNSDAWQRYAQETAIPLTNPARGARYDLHAMLIEAALAGLGVALVPRLYVEKELAQGQLVAPWPDGKTISKTFCLILPASIELSSEPLQAFARWILDEADRG from the coding sequence ATGCGTCGGAAGCTCCCTATCAACACTTCACTCATGGCATTCGAGACTGCGGCTCGTCATGGCAGTTTCGCGCGCGCGGCAGACGAATTGTCTCTCACTGAAGGCGCTATCAGCCGCCAGATCGGCCGTTTAGAAACATTCCTTGGCGTTAGGTTGTTCGAGCGAATCGGAAATCGGGTCAGGCTCCTCCCCAACGGGGAGCGCTACGCGGATCAAGTTCGTGAAGTGCTCGAACGCTTGGAGCGGGATAGTGTGTATCTGATGGGGCAGCCTCACGACAGCGCAAGTTTGGATATTGCCACCATCCCGACATTTGGGATGCGATGGCTTATTCCTCGCTTGGAACGATTCCAGCAGAAACACCCGAACATTACCGTGCACCTTGCCGAGCGGATGGAACCCTTCGTCCTGGCAGGAAGCGGATTCGATGCGGCCATCCATTTCGAACATGCCGCTTGGACGGGAATGCATACGCACCGCCTGTTGAGTGAGATCATGGTTCCGGTGTGTCGCCCAGACCTTGTAGAAAAAAACCGTGGGACAGTTACCCTGGACAGTTTACCGCGCCTACACCGACGACAGAATTCCGATGCATGGCAACGTTATGCCCAGGAGACAGCAATCCCGCTGACCAATCCCGCGAGGGGGGCGCGCTACGACCTGCATGCGATGTTGATCGAGGCTGCATTGGCAGGTCTCGGCGTTGCTCTAGTCCCGCGCCTTTACGTTGAAAAAGAACTGGCGCAAGGCCAGTTGGTTGCGCCTTGGCCAGATGGAAAAACCATTTCCAAAACGTTCTGCCTTATTCTTCCCGCGTCTATCGAATTGAGCAGTGAGCCACTACAGGCCTTTGCTCGATGGATCCTGGACGAAGCGGATCGTGGTTGA